TTTAAATAGTGACGCACTATCTGAGTCAAGATGGCGCAACTATCAAAAGCTCGAAGCCGCAGTTTGCCACGGGCTGCGAAGGCAAAATAAAGTTCTTCCGAAGAACGTAAGCTTTGGAAGAAGCAAAGCATCCAGGCGAGAGCGCATAAATCTTCTAGAAAGGGCAATCGATAATGAGCACTGAAACAAACTATAAGAAAGTTGTTCCAGGTCCAAACCAAGATGTTGTAACCCTTGAACATCTTGGGCCGATATTTATGGGCTGAAATTGCGAACAACGGAACGCGGATCCTTACCAACAGACTGCATTCGCGATCGACCGGGTTCTTACATTCATTTCAAAGCGCGCGAATGTTTAGGGTTAAACGACACTTAATTTTTCGCAGGCCTAACCAAAGATTAATGTTCATAAATTTGCCCATCTCATGGAACTCTGTAACAATAGTCGCACTGATGTACCAACCACTGAACAGAAAGGTGGTCGCAATGCGACTGATTACCGCTCTTTTATTTATTCTAATTTCACTAAATGCCGTTGCGGCACCAGAGAAGACAAGCGCTCTTCCGAAACCGAAAGTCATTTTTTTTGACGTCAACGAAACTCTTTTAGATTTGGAAAGCATGAAACAACCTGTATCAACTGCTTTGGGTGGCAGACAGGACTTGCTGGCTTTATGGTTCTCCAGAATGCTTCATTACTCTTTGGTTTCTGTAGCAATCGGGCAATATAAGGATTTTGGTTCAGTAGGTGTAGCTGCATTAAAAATGGTGGGAGAAGAAAACGGTATTAAGATTTCAGACGATCAGGCAAAACAAGCAATTGTTCCTGCACTACTAAGTTTGAAACCTCATCCTGACGTGAAAGACGGCCTTAAAGAACTCAAAGGATATAAACTTGTTACATTCACAAACTCCAGCCCACAAGGAGTGAGTGCACAAATAAAGAATGCACAATTAGAAGGAATTTTCACCCGAAGCCTTAGTACAGATGAGATTAAAAGCTTCAAACCATTTTTAAGAACTTATGAATGGGCGCTTAAAGAAATGAACGTGAAACCCTCTGAGGCATTAATGGTAGCAGCTCATGGCTGGGATATTGCCGGAGCCCAAGCGGTTGGTATGCAGACGGCATTTATTTCTCGCAAAGGGCAAAGTCTCTATCCACTTTCACCCAAGCCAACATACGTCGTTCAAGATGTGAAAGAGTTAGCACAAGTTTTAAAGAAGTAAATCTAAGGTTGTTCTATCAGATTAAAGTAAGCACGGCATGTAAATGTTTTTGCTTTACGCGGAGCTTGCCCATAAAGACGACTACTATTGGTTTGGCCTCTTCGAGAAAAAGAGCGGACTCCTTGTGGGTGCGATCGATATTGACGTTCTCGTTCGTGGCTCTCATGAGTTTGCGAACTTTGGCTACGCTATTTACAATCGTCACTGGGGCCGTAGCTATGGCCAGGAGGCCGCAAAAGCCGGACTAAAAATCGGCTTCAAATATCTAAAATTAAATAGACTGGAGGCGGCCATCAACCTCGACAATCGCAAATCAGTTCGTTTAGCAAAAGCCATAGGAATGCGAAAGGAAGGCATCAAGCGACGGTATTGGTTTGAACACGGAAAGTGGACCGATCATCTAATCTATGTCGCGAATCCGGAGGATGTTGGCTTAAAGCCTACAAAACCAACTTCAAGTTAAAAAATTGCTGGGTCATCGCCCCCCATAGGCGCATTGGTTAAAAACCTTGCGCCTATGCTATATTTGAAACTAAAATTCATTTGATGCTCTTCGATCCAGAACGCCACACACAAATCACTACAGAAAAATGGAACAGCCAAAAGGTTTTGGAAGGCATCCATCAGATTTTTGATTTTCTTTGCGCCGGAAGGGAAGAAAATGGTCTTTGGCCAGCCCACCCCGACGAAGAGAGCGACATTCCCTTCAATAAAAGTCTGTACAATGGTGCGACCGGAACTGTATGGGGACTTCTTCAGCTCAGCCAGTTTCTTAAACGAGACCTACCATTTGATCCCCAGCTAGCTGCTAAAAATATTTATGACAGCTATCTCGCCGAACCAGACACAGGCTCAGTCGTTCCTTCGGTTCTATTGGGCGAAACCGGAGTTCTTTTACTCCTTAACAAACTGTCACCTTCTTCAGAGATTACTGAAAAACTGCGCAAGGCTATTTCTGCAAATACCAGAAATCCAGCGAACGAAGCCCTTTGGGGCTCCCCGGGAACAATGCTTGCTGCTTTAAGAATTGGCGCCACTGACTTATATACTACCAGCGCCGATTATCTTTTTGAGCAATGGACAAACCCCGAAGGTGACATGTGGATTTGGCACCAGGATCTTTACGGAATGAATTTTAAATTTATCGGCGCGGGACATGGCTTCTTTGGCAATGTCCATGCCTTACTAGAAGGCTACCAGCTCCTGAAACCGAGTCAGCAACAGCAACTCCTTGAGCGCACTGTTGAAACGGCTTTAGCTTCTGCGCAACGTGAGAACGGCATGGCCAATTGGATGCCAGGGTTTTACATGAAAGATCCCCGTCCGCCTCTTACGCAGTGGTGCCACGGAGCTCCTGGTATTGTTACTTCACTTCGATCATTTCCAAAAAACCACTCTCCAGAACTTGAAAAACTTTTGCTTGAAGCAGGAGAAACTGTTTGGGCAAGCGGCCCGATGAAAAAGGGTGTCGGCATTTGCCATGGCACCGACGGCAACGGCTTCGCACTCCTACGTCTATTCGAACGTACCGGCAACGAGATGTGGCTAGATAGAGCCCGTAGTTTTGCCATGCACGCATTGTCTCAACGAAATGGACGTTACACTCTGTGGACTGGTGAAGTTGGCTTGGCCCTTTACCTGATCGCTTGTATTCAGAACGCCGCTGACTTTCCAAGTTTAGATTATTTCTAACTATAGATTTTCTTTGTATTGAATTTTTTAGACATAAAAAAACCGAAGACTAAGCTTCGGTGATTTCTGCCATGTTTTCAGAGATAAGCAATACTATCGCCAATTTTACCCACGCAAAACTGGTACTCTACAGCAAAAACATTCAACGTGATTTTCATACTTAAATGCTGTTCGTAAGTATATCCACCAGGAGTGATATAGGCATACTTAAGGTGCAGTGTCGTAA
This is a stretch of genomic DNA from Bdellovibrio sp. GT3. It encodes these proteins:
- a CDS encoding lanthionine synthetase C family protein, which gives rise to MLFDPERHTQITTEKWNSQKVLEGIHQIFDFLCAGREENGLWPAHPDEESDIPFNKSLYNGATGTVWGLLQLSQFLKRDLPFDPQLAAKNIYDSYLAEPDTGSVVPSVLLGETGVLLLLNKLSPSSEITEKLRKAISANTRNPANEALWGSPGTMLAALRIGATDLYTTSADYLFEQWTNPEGDMWIWHQDLYGMNFKFIGAGHGFFGNVHALLEGYQLLKPSQQQQLLERTVETALASAQRENGMANWMPGFYMKDPRPPLTQWCHGAPGIVTSLRSFPKNHSPELEKLLLEAGETVWASGPMKKGVGICHGTDGNGFALLRLFERTGNEMWLDRARSFAMHALSQRNGRYTLWTGEVGLALYLIACIQNAADFPSLDYF
- a CDS encoding GNAT family N-acetyltransferase; translation: MFLLYAELAHKDDYYWFGLFEKKSGLLVGAIDIDVLVRGSHEFANFGYAIYNRHWGRSYGQEAAKAGLKIGFKYLKLNRLEAAINLDNRKSVRLAKAIGMRKEGIKRRYWFEHGKWTDHLIYVANPEDVGLKPTKPTSS
- a CDS encoding haloacid dehalogenase type II, coding for MRLITALLFILISLNAVAAPEKTSALPKPKVIFFDVNETLLDLESMKQPVSTALGGRQDLLALWFSRMLHYSLVSVAIGQYKDFGSVGVAALKMVGEENGIKISDDQAKQAIVPALLSLKPHPDVKDGLKELKGYKLVTFTNSSPQGVSAQIKNAQLEGIFTRSLSTDEIKSFKPFLRTYEWALKEMNVKPSEALMVAAHGWDIAGAQAVGMQTAFISRKGQSLYPLSPKPTYVVQDVKELAQVLKK